CCAACTACAACTCCCGTCCCCGGGCCGCGGAGGTCCTGGTGGACGGAGAACGCTATTTCGTGGTAAGGAAAAGGGAGGACTATGAGGACCTGGTGCGCCTGGAAGAAATCCCCGACGAACTTTAGGTATGCAGGAGGGAGACCATGAGGATCCTGGTAATAGGAGGGGGCGGTCGCGAGCACGCCCTTTGCTGGAAGCTGGCTCAGAGTCCGCGGGTGGAGAGGGTTTACTGCGCTCCGGGCAACGCCGGTATAGCCATGGAGGAGAAGTGTGAGTGCGTATCCATTGACCCCTTCGATTTCGAGGCTCTGGCCCGGTTTGCCGAGGAAAAGGGGGTGGCTTTCACGGTGGTGGGTCCCGAGGACCCCCTGGCCCGGGGCGTTGCGGATTATTTCGAGGAACGGGGGCTTCGGGTTTTCGGGCCCTCGGCGGCCGCGGCCCGGATCGAGGCCAGCAAGGTCTTCACCAAGGAGTTGCTGGCCCGGCACGGAATTCCCACCGCGTCCTTTGAGGTCTTCGACGATCCCGGAGCCGCCAGGCGTTACATAGAAAAGAAAGGGGCTCCCATCGTGGTCAAGGCCGACGGACTGGCCGCGGGCAAAGGAGTGGTCGTGGCCCGCACGGTGGAGGAGGCCCTCTCCGCCGTGGATCGGATCATGGTGGAAAAGGTCTTCGGGGAGGCCGGAAACCGCGTGATCATCGAGGAGTGTCTCACCGGCGAGGAGGCCTCCTTCATGGTCATCACCGACGGCGAGACCGTGCTTCCTCTCCCCACCTCCCAGGATCACAAACCCCTTCTCGACGGAGATCGGGGGCCGAACACCGGGGGCATGGGAGCCTATTCTCCGGCTCCGGTGGTCACCCCGGAGCTCGCGGAGGAGATCCTGGAGACCATCATGAAGCCCACCATTCGGGCCCTGGCCAGGGAGGGACTTCCCTACCGGGGGGTCCTTTACGGAGGGTTAATGATAAGTAACGGGCGGCCCTATGTGCTCGAGTTCAACTGTCGCTTCGGCGACCCGGAGGCCCAGCCGGTCCTCATGCGACTTGAGACCGATCTCGTGGAACTCATCGAGGCCGCCTTTGAGGGAAGGCTTGCGGAGGTGGAGGTGCGGGAGAGGCCCGAGGCCGCGGTCTGCGTGGTGCTGGCCTCCGGAGGTTATCCCGGAAAGTACGAAAAGGGGAAGGAGATCCGGGGGATCTCCGAGGCGGAGGCCCTTCCCGGGGTCAAGGTCTTTCACGCCGGAACCGCCCTTCGCGACGGCCGGCTCGTTACCGCCGGCGGAAGGGTACTGGGGGTGACGGCCCTCGGACCGGACATTCCCTCGGCCATCCGCCGGGCCTACGAGGCCGTGGAGAAGATCCGCTTCGAGAACATGCACTATCGCCGGGACATCGGGGCCAAGGCCTTAAAACACCTCCGTCAACCCCTGGTGGGGATCCTGGTGGGTAGCAAGAGCGATCTTCCCCAGGTGGAGGCCGCGGAGAGGGTCCTGCGGGAGTTCGGGATCCCCTACGAGGTGGAGGTGGCTTCGGCGCATCGGCAGCCGGATAGGGTGAGACGGTATGCGGAGGAAGCCGAGAAACGAGGGCTCAGGGTGATCATCGCCGGGGCGGGGCTTGCGGCCCATCTGCCGGGGGTCATAGCGGCCCACACCACCCTCCCGGTGATAGGGGTTCCGGTTCCGGCCGGGCCGCTGAAGGGTATGGACGCCCTGCTTTCCATCGTGCAGATGCCCCGGGGGGTGCCGGTGGCCGCGGTGGGCATCGGCAACATGGCCAACGCCGCCCTTCTCGCCGTGGAGATCCTGGCCGTTGCCGATCCGGATCTCCGGGAGAGGCTCAGAAGGTATCGGGAAAGGCTCGCTCAGGGATGAGGATCCTCCGGGCCGAAGAGGAAGAGGCCTTAAGCGAGGCCCTCCGGGTGCTTTCGGAGGGCGGGGTGGTGGCCCT
The window above is part of the Thermosulfurimonas sp. F29 genome. Proteins encoded here:
- the purD gene encoding phosphoribosylamine--glycine ligase, with protein sequence MRILVIGGGGREHALCWKLAQSPRVERVYCAPGNAGIAMEEKCECVSIDPFDFEALARFAEEKGVAFTVVGPEDPLARGVADYFEERGLRVFGPSAAAARIEASKVFTKELLARHGIPTASFEVFDDPGAARRYIEKKGAPIVVKADGLAAGKGVVVARTVEEALSAVDRIMVEKVFGEAGNRVIIEECLTGEEASFMVITDGETVLPLPTSQDHKPLLDGDRGPNTGGMGAYSPAPVVTPELAEEILETIMKPTIRALAREGLPYRGVLYGGLMISNGRPYVLEFNCRFGDPEAQPVLMRLETDLVELIEAAFEGRLAEVEVRERPEAAVCVVLASGGYPGKYEKGKEIRGISEAEALPGVKVFHAGTALRDGRLVTAGGRVLGVTALGPDIPSAIRRAYEAVEKIRFENMHYRRDIGAKALKHLRQPLVGILVGSKSDLPQVEAAERVLREFGIPYEVEVASAHRQPDRVRRYAEEAEKRGLRVIIAGAGLAAHLPGVIAAHTTLPVIGVPVPAGPLKGMDALLSIVQMPRGVPVAAVGIGNMANAALLAVEILAVADPDLRERLRRYRERLAQG